A single window of Lacerta agilis isolate rLacAgi1 chromosome 12, rLacAgi1.pri, whole genome shotgun sequence DNA harbors:
- the LOC117056025 gene encoding polypeptide N-acetylgalactosaminyltransferase 4-like has translation MRRLRLARRGPWPGRGCAVVLALLAAVAFFAVALSLASLQQAPPAGERLLSPRGERRFSDGAERPEDLARPVYEKAPPDPSAPGEWGKPAHLQLSAEEKKEEEELVEQYAINVYLSQKISLHRHIQDGRMAECKAKAYRYRQLPTTSVVIAFYNEAWSTLLRTVHSVLETSPAVLLKEVILVDDLSDKAYLKGQLEKYVSGLERVRLIRTNKREGLVRARLIGATFATGDVLTFLDCHCECVPGWLEPLLERIAENMSTVVCPVIDTIDWNTFEFYMQSGEPMIGGFDWRLTFQWHSVPDYERQRRKSKIDPIRSPTMAGGLFAVSKKYFEYLGTYDMGMDVWGGENLELSFRVWQCGGILEIHPCSHVGHVFPKRAPYARPNFLQNTARAAEVWMDGYKEHFYNRNPPARKENYGDISERKLLRQRLKCQNFDWYLKNIFPNLHVPEDRPGWHGAIRSVGISSECLDYNSPEHNPTGAHVNLFGCHGQGGNQFFEYTSNKEIRFNSVTELCAEVPDQKDFIGMRNCPKDGAAIPENIVWHFREDGTIYHPHSAKCLSAYRTPEGRADVQMRTCNAEDKNQLWKFEK, from the coding sequence ATGAGGAGGCTCCGGCTGGCCCGGAGGGGGCCGTGGCCGGGCAGGGGCTGCGCGGTGGTGCTGGCGCTGCTGGCCGCCGTGGCCTTCTTCGCCGTGGCGCTGTCTCTGGCCAGCCTGCAGCAGGCGCCCCCGGCCGGGGAGAGGCTCCTCTCGCCGCGCGGGGAGAGGCGCTTCTCGGACGGGGCGGAGCGGCCCGAAGACCTGGCCCGCCCCGTCTACGAGAAGGCGCCGCCGGACCCTTCGGCCCCCGGGGAGTGGGGCAAGCCTGCCCACCTGCAGCTGAGCGccgaggagaagaaggaggaggaagagctggtgGAGCAATATGCCATCAACGTGTACCTCAGCCAGAAGATCTCGCTGCACCGCCACATCCAGGACGGCCGCATGGCCGAGTGCAAAGCCAAGGCCTACCGCTACCGCCAGCTGCCCACCACCTCGGTGGTCATCGCCTTCTACAACGAGGCCTGGTCCACGTTGCTGCGCACGGTCCACAGCGTCCTGGAGACGTCTCCGGCCGTCCTGCTGAAGGAGGTCATCCTGGTGGACGACCTGAGCGACAAGGCGTACCTCAAGGGCCAGCTGGAGAAGTACGTCAGCGGCCTGGAGAGGGTGCGCCTGATCCGCACCAACAAGCGCGAAGGGCTCGTCCGGGCGCGCCTGATCGGGGCCACCTTCGCCACCGGGGACGTCCTCACGTTCCTCGACTGCCACTGCGAATGCGTCCCCGGCTGGCTGGAGCCGCTGCTGGAGAGGATCGCCGAGAACATGAGCACCGTCGTTTGCCCCGTGATCGACACCATCGACTGGAACACCTTCGAGTTCTACATGCAGTCGGGCGAGCCCATGATCGGGGGCTTCGACTGGCGCTTGACGTTCCAGTGGCACTCGGTCCCCGACTACGAGCGCCAGAGGCGGAAGTCCAAGATCGATCCGATCAGGTCGCCCACGATGGCCGGGGGCCTCTTTGCCGTGAGCAAAAAGTACTTCGAATACCTGGGCACCTACGACATGGGGATGGACGTCTGGGGAGGAGAGAACCTGGAACTCTCCTTTAGGGTGTGGCAGTGCGGGGGCATCTTGGAGATCCACCCCTGTTCGCACGTGGGGCATGTGTTCCCCAAGCGCGCTCCGTACGCCAGGCCGAACTTCCTCCAGAACACGGCGCGGGCGGCGGAAGTGTGGATGGATGGGTATAAAGAGCACTTCTACAACAGGAATCCCCCGGCACGGAAGGAGAACTACGGAGACATCTCGGAAAGGAAACTCCTGAGGCAGCGCCTGAAGTGCCAGAACTTCGACTGGTACCTGAAAAACATATTTCCGAACTTGCACGTGCCGGAGGACCGCCCCGGTTGGCACGGAGCCATCCGCAGCGTGGGCATCTCTTCCGAGTGCCTAGACTACAATTCCCCCGAGCACAACCCGACTGGCGCGCACGTCAACCTCTTCGGGTGCCACGGGCAAGGAGGGAACCAGTTCTTTGAGTACACGTCGAATAAGGAAATCAGGTTCAACTCCGTGACGGAGCTCTGCGCCGAAGTTCCCGACCAGAAGGATTTCATAGGCATGAGGAACTGCCCGAAAGACGGCGCCGCTATCCCAGAAAACATCGTATGGCATTTTAGAGAAGACGGGACCATCTATCACCCTCATTCGGCAAAGTGCCTTAGCGCTTACCGCACTCCCGAGGGCCGGGCTGACGTGCAGATGAGGACATGCAACGCCGAGGATAAGAACCAGTTGTGGAAGTTCGAAAAATAG